One Streptomyces sp. NBC_01217 genomic region harbors:
- a CDS encoding class I SAM-dependent methyltransferase translates to MDVSPRYREAWEGFWSATSDAPGEAIWDADPSLSSVPHSELLLPYADASLPVVDLGCGNGTQTRYLATRFARAIGVDLSHAAIAHARRADPEGVAEFIQLDLVDEEGVAALHERIGDTNVYMRAVIHQSEAEARPAVAAAVATLVGERGRAFVAELTPASKTVLQHAAQGPEGPPAKLRRVFDHGLKPASATEEEVPELLRAAGLTTLAGGDTALAQTEYLPDGTRIDLPARWFVLGAAPAAG, encoded by the coding sequence ATGGACGTGTCGCCGCGTTACCGCGAGGCGTGGGAGGGGTTCTGGTCCGCCACCTCGGACGCGCCCGGTGAGGCGATCTGGGACGCCGACCCCTCACTCAGCTCCGTACCCCACAGCGAACTGCTCCTGCCGTACGCCGACGCCTCGCTGCCCGTCGTGGACCTGGGCTGCGGGAACGGCACCCAGACCCGCTATCTCGCCACCCGCTTCGCCCGTGCGATCGGGGTGGATCTCTCGCACGCGGCGATCGCGCACGCCCGCCGCGCGGACCCCGAAGGCGTCGCCGAGTTCATCCAGCTCGACCTGGTCGACGAGGAGGGCGTGGCGGCCCTTCACGAGCGGATCGGTGACACCAATGTCTATATGCGGGCGGTGATCCACCAGAGCGAGGCCGAGGCCAGGCCCGCCGTCGCCGCGGCTGTCGCGACGCTGGTGGGGGAGCGGGGCCGGGCGTTCGTGGCCGAGCTGACCCCTGCCTCCAAGACGGTCCTCCAGCACGCGGCGCAGGGGCCGGAGGGACCGCCCGCGAAACTGCGCCGGGTCTTCGACCATGGACTGAAACCGGCGAGCGCCACGGAGGAGGAGGTGCCCGAGCTGCTGCGGGCGGCCGGTCTGACCACCTTGGCCGGCGGTGACACCGCCCTGGCCCAGACCGAGTACCTGCCCGACGGAACCCGTATCGACCTGCCCGCGCGCTGGTTCGTGCTGGGCGCGGCCCCCGCGGCCGGCTGA
- a CDS encoding LysR family transcriptional regulator, whose amino-acid sequence MELRQLEHFVAVAEEAHFTRAAERLAVSQSGLSASVRALEQELRTPLFSRTTRSVRLTEAGRALLVEAERTLAGARAARDAVDAVRGLLRGTLSVGVEQCVPGVRLPRLLAAFHRRHPLMEIRLRQEGTTSLVDGVAGGRLDVAFAATVSSVEWRGELVPLAREPMVVLCAPDHRFASADGVAWEELPGESFIDFHPDWGPRRAADGAFAEARVRRTVGLEVNDVHSLLELVHEGLGIALVPHHFSRKPEARGLVAIELAGPRQPSYESVVVLPAPRAMSPGARELMALLRSEDAV is encoded by the coding sequence ATGGAGTTGCGTCAGCTGGAACATTTCGTCGCCGTCGCCGAGGAGGCGCACTTCACCCGTGCCGCCGAGCGCCTCGCCGTGTCGCAGTCGGGTCTCTCCGCCTCCGTACGGGCCCTGGAGCAGGAACTCAGGACCCCGCTCTTCAGCCGCACGACACGCAGTGTGCGGCTGACCGAGGCGGGGCGTGCTCTGCTGGTCGAGGCCGAGCGCACGCTGGCGGGGGCACGGGCGGCGAGGGACGCGGTCGACGCGGTACGGGGGCTGCTGCGCGGCACCCTGTCGGTGGGGGTGGAGCAGTGTGTGCCCGGGGTGCGCCTGCCGCGTCTGCTGGCGGCCTTTCACCGCAGGCATCCGCTCATGGAGATCCGGCTCCGTCAGGAGGGCACCACGAGCCTGGTGGACGGGGTGGCCGGCGGGCGGCTCGACGTCGCCTTCGCCGCGACCGTCAGCTCCGTCGAGTGGCGCGGCGAGCTGGTCCCGCTGGCGCGTGAGCCCATGGTCGTCCTCTGTGCCCCGGACCACCGGTTCGCGTCGGCGGACGGCGTGGCGTGGGAGGAGCTGCCCGGTGAGTCCTTCATCGACTTCCATCCGGACTGGGGGCCGCGGCGGGCGGCGGACGGGGCGTTCGCCGAGGCACGGGTGCGGCGCACGGTGGGCCTGGAGGTGAATGATGTGCACAGCCTGCTGGAGCTGGTGCACGAGGGGCTGGGGATCGCGCTCGTGCCGCACCACTTCTCCCGTAAACCCGAGGCCCGGGGGCTGGTGGCGATCGAGCTCGCGGGGCCCCGGCAGCCGTCCTACGAGAGCGTCGTGGTGCTCCCGGCGCCCCGGGCCATGAGCCCGGGCGCGCGGGAACTGATGGCGCTGCTCCGGAGTGAGGACGCCGTGTGA